The Polymorphobacter megasporae genome window below encodes:
- the aqpZ gene encoding aquaporin Z, with the protein MIALPKRLFAEGFGTFWLVFGGCGSAVLAAAFPGVGIGLAGVSLAFGLTVLTMAYSIGHISGCHLNPAVTIGLWAGKRFPAKDILPYIVAQVAGAIVAAFVLMTIAQGGPDFVMGPTSLAVNGYGIQSPGHYTLMSGLIIEVVLTFGFLIVILGATDTRSPSGFAPIAIGLALTLIHLISIPVTNTSVNPARSTGPALLVGGLALQQLWLFWLAPIGGALLAGGAYRWLAGEPAAPAMVGEPMLGADQ; encoded by the coding sequence ATGATCGCATTGCCTAAACGCCTGTTTGCGGAAGGCTTCGGCACCTTCTGGCTTGTCTTCGGCGGGTGCGGCAGCGCGGTTCTGGCGGCTGCGTTCCCCGGCGTCGGCATCGGGCTCGCCGGTGTCAGCCTCGCGTTCGGGCTGACCGTCCTGACGATGGCGTACTCGATCGGCCACATCTCGGGCTGCCATCTCAACCCGGCCGTTACGATCGGATTATGGGCGGGCAAGCGCTTTCCCGCGAAGGACATCCTGCCGTACATCGTCGCGCAGGTCGCGGGGGCGATCGTCGCCGCGTTCGTCCTGATGACGATCGCGCAGGGCGGTCCCGACTTCGTGATGGGTCCGACGAGCCTCGCGGTCAACGGCTACGGCATCCAGTCGCCGGGGCATTATACGCTGATGTCGGGGCTGATCATCGAGGTCGTACTGACGTTCGGCTTTCTCATCGTCATCCTCGGCGCAACCGACACGCGGTCGCCGTCGGGGTTCGCGCCGATCGCGATTGGCCTCGCGCTGACGCTGATCCATTTGATCTCGATCCCGGTGACCAACACGAGCGTCAATCCGGCGCGGAGCACCGGCCCGGCATTGCTCGTCGGCGGCCTCGCGCTCCAGCAGCTCTGGCTGTTCTGGCTCGCCCCGATCGGCGGCGCGCTCCTCGCCGGGGGTGCCTACCGCTGGCTTGCTGGCGAACCCGCCGCACCCGCGATGGTCGGCGAACCGATGCTCGGCGCGGATCAGTAA
- a CDS encoding DUF3011 domain-containing protein, which translates to MFRLVLMLAMIIAGAGSWSAPAIAQGGNWQQIECASFREPARCPIDIGRAGFVKLMQVTNPPCDQGRTWGWDANSIWVSGNCRAVFSVNRAGGGNGGGGYPGGGYPGGGGPGGGGYPGGGYPGGGGAGYPPQARQITCESWQFQPNECPADTRGGVRLLQQTGGMCTQGQTWGFTPRGIWVNNGCRGIFAVVGGRPGGPGPGGGFPTAPIPGNGGRMIVCESWQFQPSRCATDVFRRPQIDVIAGNCVQGQTWGWDRGGIWVNGGCRARFRLG; encoded by the coding sequence ATGTTTAGGCTGGTTCTAATGCTCGCGATGATCATCGCCGGGGCAGGTTCCTGGTCGGCCCCCGCGATCGCGCAGGGCGGCAACTGGCAGCAGATCGAGTGCGCGTCGTTCCGCGAACCGGCACGCTGCCCGATCGACATCGGCCGAGCGGGATTCGTCAAGCTGATGCAGGTCACCAACCCGCCATGCGACCAGGGGCGGACATGGGGCTGGGACGCGAACAGCATCTGGGTCAGCGGCAACTGCCGCGCGGTCTTCTCGGTCAATCGCGCTGGCGGCGGGAACGGCGGCGGCGGCTATCCGGGCGGAGGTTACCCGGGTGGTGGCGGTCCCGGTGGCGGCGGTTACCCAGGTGGCGGTTACCCAGGTGGCGGCGGTGCGGGCTACCCGCCCCAAGCGCGCCAGATCACCTGCGAATCGTGGCAATTCCAGCCGAACGAATGTCCGGCGGATACGCGCGGCGGTGTCCGCCTGCTCCAGCAGACCGGCGGTATGTGCACGCAGGGCCAGACGTGGGGCTTCACCCCGCGCGGCATCTGGGTCAACAACGGCTGCCGCGGCATCTTTGCGGTCGTCGGCGGCCGCCCCGGGGGCCCCGGGCCCGGTGGCGGCTTCCCCACCGCGCCAATTCCCGGCAACGGCGGGCGGATGATCGTCTGCGAATCGTGGCAGTTCCAGCCGAGCCGCTGCGCCACCGATGTCTTCCGCCGCCCGCAGATCGACGTCATCGCCGGCAACTGCGTCCAGGGCCAGACATGGGGCTGGGACCGCGGCGGCATCTGGGTCAACGGCGGCTGCCGCGCACGCTTCCGGCTTGGCTAG
- the argS gene encoding arginine--tRNA ligase: MTTVYHRYAAHVADALADLVRSGDLPPGLDTRHVTVESPRDPTHGDLATNAAMVLAKPAGMKPREIAVGIAQYLIGLPDVASAEVAGPGFLNITLNPGVWQAELRTILAEGADYGRSTMGGGKPINVEYVSANPTGPMHMGHCRGAVVGDALASLLDYAGFAVTREYYINDAGGQVDTLARSAHLRYLEALGGVVTIPEGYYPGDYLIPVGQALAAELGDHYALLPESEWLALFRSRTVAMMMDLIRDDLALLGIHHDRFFSEASLGDAVGAALADLDAKGLIYEGVLEAPKGETADDWEPRPQTLFRSSQFGDDSDRALKKSDGSWTYFAGDVAYHYDKLRRGFTGLVDMFGADHGGYVKRMTAAVAALSDGAVALDVKLVQMVRLFRAGEPVKMSKRSGSFVTLADVVHEVGKDVVRFIMLTKKSDTQLDFDFAKVVEQSRENPVFYVQYAHARICSLQRRAAEAGMVLPDADLTRLDDEELGLVKFAAQWPKIVEAAAASNEPHRIAFYLNDLAAAFHSLWNRGNDDPSRRFLIEDDVALTAARLALAKAAAQVIANGLGVMGVEPAREMH, from the coding sequence TTGACCACCGTTTATCATCGCTATGCTGCTCATGTCGCCGACGCGCTCGCCGATCTCGTCCGCTCGGGCGACCTGCCGCCGGGGCTCGATACGCGCCACGTTACCGTCGAAAGCCCGCGCGATCCGACCCACGGCGACTTGGCGACCAATGCGGCGATGGTGCTGGCGAAGCCCGCGGGGATGAAGCCGCGCGAGATCGCGGTCGGCATCGCGCAATATCTCATCGGGCTGCCCGACGTCGCGAGCGCCGAAGTCGCCGGGCCGGGCTTCCTCAACATCACGCTCAACCCGGGCGTTTGGCAGGCCGAACTCCGCACGATCCTTGCCGAGGGAGCCGACTATGGCCGCTCGACGATGGGCGGCGGCAAGCCGATCAACGTCGAATATGTCTCGGCGAACCCGACCGGGCCGATGCACATGGGGCATTGCCGGGGCGCGGTCGTCGGCGACGCGCTGGCGAGCCTGCTCGACTATGCCGGGTTCGCGGTGACGCGCGAATATTACATCAACGACGCCGGCGGGCAGGTAGACACGCTCGCCCGCTCGGCGCACCTGCGCTACCTCGAGGCGCTCGGCGGCGTCGTCACGATCCCCGAGGGCTATTACCCCGGCGACTATCTGATCCCGGTCGGGCAGGCGCTCGCCGCCGAGCTCGGCGATCATTATGCGCTGCTCCCCGAAAGCGAGTGGCTCGCGCTCTTCCGGAGCCGTACCGTTGCGATGATGATGGACCTGATCCGCGACGATCTCGCGCTGCTCGGCATCCACCACGACCGCTTCTTCTCCGAAGCCAGCCTCGGAGATGCGGTCGGGGCTGCACTTGCCGATCTCGATGCCAAGGGGCTGATCTACGAGGGCGTCCTCGAAGCGCCGAAGGGGGAAACAGCCGACGACTGGGAGCCGCGCCCGCAGACGCTGTTCCGCAGCTCGCAGTTCGGCGACGACAGTGATCGTGCGCTCAAAAAGTCCGACGGCAGCTGGACATATTTCGCGGGTGACGTCGCGTATCACTACGACAAATTGCGCCGCGGCTTCACCGGGCTCGTCGACATGTTCGGGGCCGACCACGGCGGCTACGTCAAGCGGATGACGGCGGCGGTCGCGGCGCTGTCCGACGGCGCGGTCGCGCTCGACGTCAAGCTCGTCCAGATGGTTCGGCTGTTTCGCGCCGGTGAGCCGGTCAAGATGTCGAAGCGGTCGGGCTCGTTTGTCACGCTCGCCGATGTCGTCCACGAGGTCGGCAAGGACGTCGTCCGGTTCATCATGTTGACCAAGAAGTCGGACACCCAGCTCGATTTCGACTTCGCCAAGGTCGTCGAGCAGTCGCGCGAGAACCCGGTGTTTTACGTCCAGTACGCCCACGCCCGGATCTGCTCGCTCCAGCGGCGCGCGGCGGAGGCGGGGATGGTCTTGCCCGACGCCGACCTGACGCGGCTCGACGACGAGGAGCTCGGGCTGGTCAAATTCGCTGCGCAATGGCCGAAGATCGTCGAAGCGGCGGCGGCATCGAACGAACCGCACCGGATCGCCTTCTATCTCAACGACTTGGCGGCAGCTTTCCATTCGCTGTGGAATCGCGGCAACGACGACCCGTCGCGGCGTTTCCTGATCGAGGACGATGTCGCGCTGACGGCGGCGCGGCTTGCACTGGCGAAGGCGGCGGCGCAGGTCATTGCCAACGGGCTTGGGGTGATGGGCGTCGAGCCGGCGCGGGAAATGCACTGA
- a CDS encoding SPOR domain-containing protein: MARGQHDPDDDLDDDAPWLAEGVRETRGSTMVPRGRVIGGGLVAIALIVLIGLGIYLISARKQDGSSGFKRAEDAPLIAADPGPYKLTPTDPGGASVAGITDSIAAAGRGDDPGSAIDTTATPEEPLARPGTAPEPPTDLLPPAAAPVAAPPAPVAAPPAKVVAAPVKVVPAPIVPPAKVAPAPVVPPVKIAAAPVVPPVADKPKPKPVKPAAAFDPSKPVDLLAETTPPKPAKASGGSASLQLGAFSSAAKADAAWTAAVGHAPALAALSKRVEPIDRDGKTLYRLRAGGVASKAAASDLCAKVKAGGDACLVAE; encoded by the coding sequence ATGGCACGCGGCCAGCACGACCCCGACGACGATCTCGACGACGACGCCCCGTGGCTCGCCGAAGGGGTCCGCGAGACGCGCGGGTCGACGATGGTGCCGCGCGGGCGGGTGATCGGCGGCGGGCTCGTCGCGATCGCGCTCATCGTCTTGATCGGGCTGGGGATTTATCTGATCTCGGCGCGTAAGCAGGACGGGTCGAGCGGGTTCAAGCGGGCCGAGGATGCCCCGCTGATCGCCGCCGATCCCGGGCCGTACAAGCTCACCCCGACCGATCCCGGCGGGGCGTCGGTTGCCGGCATCACCGATTCGATCGCGGCGGCGGGGCGCGGCGATGATCCAGGGAGCGCGATCGATACGACCGCGACGCCCGAGGAGCCACTCGCCCGGCCCGGAACCGCGCCCGAGCCGCCAACCGATCTGCTGCCGCCCGCGGCCGCACCGGTGGCCGCACCGCCTGCCCCCGTTGCCGCTCCACCCGCCAAGGTCGTTGCAGCGCCGGTCAAGGTCGTCCCGGCCCCGATCGTGCCCCCGGCGAAGGTCGCCCCGGCCCCCGTCGTGCCTCCGGTGAAGATCGCCGCGGCTCCCGTTGTCCCCCCGGTTGCCGACAAGCCGAAGCCCAAGCCGGTCAAGCCCGCAGCCGCATTCGACCCGTCGAAACCGGTCGACCTGCTGGCGGAAACCACGCCGCCGAAGCCTGCGAAAGCGTCGGGCGGAAGCGCGTCGCTCCAGCTCGGTGCGTTCTCGTCGGCGGCCAAGGCCGATGCGGCGTGGACGGCCGCGGTCGGGCACGCCCCGGCGCTTGCTGCGTTGAGTAAGCGCGTCGAGCCGATCGACCGCGACGGCAAGACGCTCTACCGGCTTCGCGCCGGGGGCGTCGCGTCGAAGGCGGCGGCGTCCGATCTGTGCGCGAAGGTCAAGGCCGGCGGCGATGCCTGCCTCGTTGCGGAGTAA